The Candidatus Aegiribacteria sp. genome includes the window TTAAATATCTGTCAATCATTAATATCCTCCAGTAATCATGAAAACGTTCAGTAAATCCGAATCTTATGTATCAATGCGGAAGTTCCGCCCCGAAAGTCAATGGCCCATATATCCATGCAAAAAGAGACAGGTTCGGAACATACACCCGGAACCAGTCATCAAGTCCCCCTGTAATCTGAAGAGTATCACCACTTTCAACCTGTCCAAGAGTAGCATATTCAGTTCCCGGCCCTGCCCTGAGATTCACAATACTGCCGGATACAATAAGCTGCTGCCATTCCGGAATACTGCTGCCGCCCGTTTCCTGATCGTGCTGGGATACATCTGTTTTTGAGCACGATAGAATTGTCAGAATCACCAACATCAATGAAATGAAGAAACATGTTTTACCTGAATCACATATTCTTCTCATAATACCTCCCCGATCCAGTACACAAGTATTGGAGCGAATCCCGCGATAAACAGACTCCCGTCTGCAATAATCCTTTTAGAAAACTCCGATGGAAAAGGGCTTCTTCTGAGATAGAAATACCCGACCGC containing:
- a CDS encoding SH3 domain-containing protein translates to MRRICDSGKTCFFISLMLVILTILSCSKTDVSQHDQETGGSSIPEWQQLIVSGSIVNLRAGPGTEYATLGQVESGDTLQITGGLDDWFRVYVPNLSLFAWIYGPLTFGAELPH